Genomic window (Nicotiana sylvestris chromosome 7, ASM39365v2, whole genome shotgun sequence):
aggcctttgtttttatatctatcggtgatggataattcctttggatgcattctggggcaacatgatgcaaCAAGCAAAAAGGAATATGCAATctattatttgagcaagaagttcaccaattatgaggttaagtacacccttttagaaaggacatgttgtgacTTGACTTaggtcgctcagaagctgagacattatcttttggcctacactacttacctcatatccagaatggatcctttgaagtacatcttccaaaagccaatgcccactggcaggctcccaaaatggcaaatcctgctcacagagttcgacatcatctatgtcaCTCACACCGCGATAAAAGCACAGGCTTTGacagatcatttggcagagattCCAGTTGATGATGAGTACATGCCACTTAGAACATACTTTCCATACGAAGAGGTCAACTCAATAGAGGAAGTAGTTCCAGACGATAACCCTGTATCgaaaatgtattttgatgggGCTTCCAATATCAAAGGAGTTGGGATCGGGGCAATCCTCATCTCACCTATTGGACATCATTACCCTGCAATGGTCCGACTTCGATTTGTCTGTACCAATAATATGGCACaatatgaagcttgtatcatGGGTTTGAAAATGGCCATCGATCTAGATGTGCATGAACTATTGGTTATGGAAGATTTCGACTTGCTTATTCGGTAAGCCTAGGGCGAATGGGAGACTCGAGCCAtcaagcttattccatacagACAATGTGTGCAAGACTTGAGCAAAAGATTCAAATccatcgagttcaggtacattcccagGTTTCACAACGAGCTAGCCGTTGCCTTGGCTACTTTAGCCTCGATGCTCCCTTATCCAGGCAACACTCATATTGATCCACTAGAAATCCAAGTTCGAAATCAACACGGTTACTCCAATACAATTGAGATAGAAccagatggtgaaccatggtatcatgacataaaaCGATTCCTGGAAACAAGAGAATATCTAGAGCACGCCCAAATAGATCAAAAAAGAACTATAAGGTAGTCGTCAGTGGTTTCTCCCTAAATGGGGAAATTCTGTACACGAGGACCCCAAATTTAAACTTGTTGAGATGCGTAGATTCCACAGAAGTGGAGTAGATCATGAGTGAATTGCATTCGGGGCTATGTGGACCACACATGAATGGATATattttggcgaagaagattctacgggcagggtattattggcttacgATGGAGTGATATTGCTTCAGTTTGTTTCGCATGGTGACCTGATTTACTCGCCTCCTTCGGAGTTGCATCCTATGTTCTCTCCTTGGCCTTTcattgcttggggaatggatgttatttggctaatcgagccaaaggctttaaatgggcatagattcattttggttgcaattgattacttcaccaagtgggtggaggTCGTCACTTTCAAAGCAgacaccaagaaagcagtggtagactttGTTCATTCCAACATCATCTGtcgctttggtatcccaaagaccATTATCACTGACAATGCAACCAATCTAAATAGTCATTCGATGAAGGAGGTATGCAAGCAATTTAAAATTATGCATCGCCATTCTACCCCTtaccggccaaaagccaatggagcCATTGAAGCAgcgaacaagaacatcaagaagattcttaggaagatgatccaaggttccaggaaatggcatgaaaagttgccttttgctcttTTAGGATACCGCACGACTATTCGCACATCTGTTGGTGCAACTCCATATCTGcttgtatatggaactgaagttgTAATACCCGCTGAAGTCGAAATTCCCTCTCTCTGAATTATTGTGGAATCAGAGATTGAAGACACTAagtgggtcaagacccgattAGAACAACTGATGTTGATCGATGAAAAACGGCTAGCAACAGTGTCATGacctaaaccgatgggccgcgacgggcactcgGTActttactcaaccaagtaccaacgtaacgtatctttcttattacatcatcaatacacgtgacatacgggcctaataggccaacataatcatttataaactcaaaacataggccgactaggccgtacaatctttctcgtacacgacatatgtctacaaccctctaagagtacataaatatcataaaggttgggacagagtcccgccataccaaacaatacacgtctaagtcatactaaccaaacaagcaactccgaagcaaatggagcacaccaacatcttccgctaagctgatagcctacttggagggctctcgacctgtctatcgggacctgcgggcatgaaacgtagcgtccccagacaaaaagggacgtcagtacgaaaaatgtactgagtatgtaaggcacataaataaatacataatagacatagaagaaatatagagtaattgactcgacctataagtctggataactctgtaaatcataaattagttttagcgtcatgcatgtgcgtataaatttcatgtcgtgcataggtacatgcttcataacatcatcagccgctgagggcatcccatcatatcatatcggccactattagcaaaatcatcaacgtataccagctgatcaggtggtggtgcgtatataataccataacctttcccatatgccatatacatacatacatatatatatatatatatatatacacatacatacatacatacatacatacatacatacatacatacatatatatatatatatatatatatacacgcgtatataactccatctggaCATGGGTCAATACACATGAAtgtaatgcatgaaaagtacgttactaaaatctttcggaattttatatgaccattttgcctttgagtaatatcataaagtaaactctttacaactttcgtatttttctgagacccatgaacagatgataaaatattatgacacatgaaaattcaagaacatagatatctttaacacttttatgaatagagtcatttatggaatttctgcatttgcacgtttcgttcgtatcgtatggatcatgccaaaagaaagaagggatagccttaacatacctggagtagggaaaaatgcgtatgatattcttggaaaaggttgcaccttACTCCTTTAGAACCGAAATTATTTTACGTTGCCAAAAATTCTAATACGTCTTGTTGGATTTTTTTGTAGGAATTGGTAAATCCTCTGTTCAAGCTTTGTGAATTTATCATAGTCTTCTTGATTTCCTTTATGAACATTTGTATCATCTGCTTGTGCTTTTCTATGTGTCATTCTGTATTCTGTGATAATTCACATGTCCTAAAATGATTCAACTTATTGTATACTTGGTTAAGCAAATCCTTTGTTCCAGCTTTATGAATTTATTATAGTCAAGGATTGCTAAGATTGTAATGTCTGAAGAATGAAATTTGGTTGAAACCCATCAGAATGGCTAACGCATCCCTTTGATATAGAAATTATTCAGGAATAAAGTGAATGTGTAAGACTTCACATTAGTTTCCACCTCATAAAAAAATTCTATGAGTCATTTACCTTGAATATGGGGCTGCCATCTCATGTTATTTGATACTTATCCAATATATCCCtcattaattaggtaatgtcccgttatccgataattaaccaattacccatataattaagaattatttccacttacttaaaatattactcacttttcacataccttatacaccttactagcatggaCATGTAGTACCTTGCatgtcactagtccataaatactgggtattttagctcgggccgtattttatcccaatatgccaaacttggacgaaaaattcattttctttgacttgcttctcctttcaccttcacgaatttattcatcacttgtgaaatagcataatctttataatctccaaataatcttttacttggactgatgtcaattaccttacgacaaattcaacgtacaatactacagggtgcaacatcgtcgtaactaaATATTGTGAAGCGTGGCATCACCCTAATGTAATATTGTTGGGggtaatatcatcgtaatatattactgaagagggtaacatcattgtaatatattactacagagcataacatcgacgtaatactgcggggcataatattattcccccctttggaacattcatccttgaatgttgattgatgcacttatcattttcataacttatatcttctgaatactttagaacttccctttccatctaggcaactgttctgtgaatgagtgcaaagtccagggcattccctccttaggcctctttctcacggCAGAACTTGTAGTcgaaatccttccaatctcgtaattgttgctacGTTTCATCATACAACCTATacgattttgaccttgtaagtgtgcccaatctctaggcttcatatgtagatcttgataagatgtccttttgggcatatatgagtatactgaagttcttcgcttggtacttttttgaattcacgaatattgttatatctcatcgcataggtctgTTTAGCCATccatatgaatttactgccatagcTCTTACTTTAATAGCATTAGACATTCTGAGCTGAAAGGAGGCAAGCAAATGAAGGGAGGCATTACTGAAgtctgctaccaaattccagcttactctcgttgcttattccatatgtataaatttaagtcctttaatgctttctCATTACTTCTCATCTTTAGAATgttggcctaatctcatctcatactttatgacttttgtccatccattgttgattcacctcaatattgatctacaatataacATTGATAACTTggaacttcttacgtaatactttgccCTTAGGGCTTACGTTACCTCAAGGAATATTCAAAGCGATTCCCATAATcctatttcatagtgtctcactTTATGaggggtatcctaatttcgtgccgcTAGCGAAATCTTTTAtacttctcttcttttttttttcttttcaaataattattcaaacaacagcccaaacatcatcctttatctgtcataattacaccctcattttattacctgGTCAGTATTTTattctttctaaatgctattaatcttagactcttttgagttcattaaggttatagtgagctttgtataacatagtCTTCTCGATTTCCTTTATGAACATTTGTATCATCTGCTTGTGCTTTTCTATGTGTCATTCTGTATTCTGTGATAATTTACATGTCCTAAAATGATTCCACTTATTGTATACTTGGTTAAGCAAATCCTTTGTTCAAGCTTTGTGAATTTATTATAGTCAAGGATTGCTAAGAATGTAATGTCTGAAGaatgaaatttggttgaaatccaTCAGAATGGATAACGCCTCCCCCTTCTCATTGTAGTCTTTGATATAGAAATTATTTAGGAATAAAGTGAATGTGTAAGACTTCACATTAGTTTCCACCTCATAAAAAAATTCTATGAGTCATTTACCTTGAATATGGGATTGCCACCTCATGTTATTTGATACTTATCCAATATATCCCccattaattaggtaatgtcccattatccggtaattaactaattacccgtataattaagaatgaTTTCCACTtaattaaaatattactcacttttcacataacttatacaccttactagcatgggCATGTAGTATTTTGCAtctcactagtccataaataccgggtattttagctcgggccgtattttatcccaatatgccaacttggacgaaaatttcattttctttgacttgcttctcctttcaccttcacgaatttattcatcacttgtaaaatatcataatccttataatctccaaataatcttttacttggactgatgtcaattaccttacgacaaattcaacgtacaatactatagggtgcaacatcatcgtaacttaatactgcgaagcgtgacatcaccgtaatgtaatactgttgggtGCAATATCATCTTAATATACTACTGAAGAGGGTAATATCATTGTAATATATTActacagagcataacatcgacgtaatactgcggggcataATAAATAGTGTGTTTTGTCCAGttataccagcaaagaatggcacgcgcttacaataagaaagtgcgcccaaggcagtttgaggtaggccagctagttttgaaacgcatccttccgcaCCAGGTAGAAGCTAAAGGATAGTTCGCCCCGAACTCGCAAGGACCCTACATCATCATGAACGTGTTACTAAAAGGGTCCTTACACTTGGTAGATAAAGAAGGACGGGTACCAGACATGACTAttaatgcagatgcagtcaaaagatattatgtctgaTATATACCCACTGTAGAATTTTCACGCATTGATTTTCTCATATCGAGATGATGAAGGCTATCATTTGCTCGCTATTCCAAATAGGTATCACCCTTTTGTTAACTCTTTTGAGACGTatttgtcttctttgtttcttgaACCTGTGTACTtgtaaaagcaaaaaaaaatggtCAAACAACAAATCTCCTGAGTCATTGAACTAGGTCCGACCTGATTTCGAAGGATACGTGGGCAGCCTTACCCTGGGTTCAGTCCCACCAGAACAAAAAATCCACATTCCCAATactccaaaactggggcagaagtttgtttattttatgatttttctgtaaaaatagtttcaaaagttgtaatttaGTTCAAGATTCATTTCGCCTTTTTACCTTTCAAGAACTTCTGATCGATTTTTTTAAGAAAGTTTGAAGTCCTCATTCCAAGGGCGTTGGGCAACCTCCATGCAATATCTTagtcaaaaaaaaggaaaaaaagaaaaaaaaagaaatgagagagtcttatcggtgaaaacccatacgggcactataaggcgacaatgAGCAaagaaataagagagtcttattggtgaaaacccagatgagcaccataaggcgataattagtagagaaatgagagaggttagttaGCGAAAACCTGCAAAGGGTGCTACTAGCCGAATGAGGGTCTTCGATTCTTCGGCATGAGCACAACCAAGACAATTTCAAGATGAACATTTGCGATGAATTTGAGAATTAGACAGCTCAAACggatcaggcgtccagtccaaaatgcatgtcatgattcattgaagtcggcacatacctccagataagtctccctattcctttccccgaaagcGACACCTTTTGTTTAAACACAGTTCTTTTTCACTTTCAATTATTATTCTGTTTTTacccataatttttctttgagtccCATTCAGTCTAATCCTGCATCAAAAGCGAAGCAAAGAAATGGCTGCAAAACTGGCTACAGTTTCCCCGTAATATCGAGCATAATTTGGGGCATATATGGCATTGATGAAGGCACGAATCCATCTGTGATCTCATTTGATAAGGAGAACAAAGTATCTCAAAGAAActgaaaaggtcacctaagcaagaCCTGCTTTATGAGAAAAGTTGATAAGCACTACAGACACAAACTGATACTGGGTGCAAGACAACTGagtttgattttaaagaaaatttgCCTTGCCTTAAAGACAAGGGTAGTAGTACTATCGACATCTGGGTATGAAACAGTTGGGGGCAACATTGGAAAGACAAGGTCTCCAGAAATGATATAGAGCATCCCAACATCTCGGTACCACACTGACAGAATTGGTTCTTCGACAACAGTGGTCGTGAATCAAACTACTCAgggcatcaaggccacaaactagcCACCACCttgaaaactcacaaatttttctttgtttgaagtaggAACAAAGTAGTGCAGAATGGCGATTTTAAAAGAATGAATGTCACCAAACATAAGctccttaaaatcttcattttccttTTCAGCATGCATCACTATTGTTCAGACATCCCATTTTCGTAGCTTAACTCGGGTAGAACCGTTTTGCTTAGAGGGATCCAGCacatagttctgggtagaagtgctcttcgctcaggttgttttacataacttaactcaggtagaaccatttctcCTAGGGGGAGCCAGCTCagagttccgggtagaagtactcttcgctcaggatgttttacgtagcttaactcaggtagaaccgtttcgcctagggggatctagctcatagttccgggtagaagtgctcttcgctcaggttgttttaaatagcttaactcaggtagaaccgttttgcctagggggatcttgctcatagttccgggtagaagtactcttcgctagGATGATTtatgtagcttaactcaggtataATCGTttctcctagggggatccagctcatatttccgaGTAGAACTgttcttcgctcaggttgttttacgtagcttaactcaggtagaactgtttcacctagggggatccagcttatagttccgggtagaagtactctttgctcaggatgttttacgtagcttaactcagctAGAACCGTTTCACCTAGTGGTATCCAACTCATAGTTTCAGGTAGAAGtgctcttcgctcaggttgttttacatagcttaactcaGATAAAATTGTTTCGCCTAGGAGGATCCAActcatagttctgggtagaagtacttttcgctcagggtgttttacgtagcttaactcaggtagaactatttcgcctagggggatccagctcatagttccgggtagaagtaatcttcgctcaggttgtttaatatagcttaactcaggtagaactatttggcctagggggatccagctcatagttctgggtagaagtaaTCTTTGTCCAGGTCGTTTAATATggtttaactcaggtagaacctttttcacCTAGAGGGATTCAACACTTTATCAATAATACATGATGCTAACTCCGGATTCTATTTCCTTCCAGTAAGATAGGTTACCAACCCCTAGTTACATTTTCTTTAAGTAGTACAGGGTACCGATCCCTAGTTACACATTTATTCATtacaaattttatcttttttagCTAGTTTATACTACTGTTTCTGTCTGCCTTTCAATAAATTAGATATTTTATAGCTTTCACTGATAACTCACAAAATGTTCCTAGTCCAAACTGGGATAGAAATATTTTGTTCATTTTGTTCGTCTTTGATGGCTTTGTAGGCCTCGCCGTAGAGCACAAGTTATGACGATCGAAGCTTGCAGTTTCAGTTATCATCAGAAGGACGATCATAAGATAGTTGGAGTTAGTTTCGATGAGGTGTTAACAACTTGGTGTCTCAAGATTCATCTTCTCAAGTTCTGAGTAGAAAATCAAGCAATCGAGAATGAGCcataatcttttcttcaaaaAGGCATCAAGATCCAATCTAAGGTTAGCACAAGCGAGCAGGTCAAAAATCAATATTTGACTCCAAAAGAcacatagataggaattttgtactcTTAGTTTGCAGACATATGTAGTACtctcctctttttcttttgatgtaaGAAGCGAGTAACAgtaacatcaacaacaacaacagtagcaGTCTTAACTCCAGTGTCTGGTAGCCTCTGCTACCAAAATTTTCTAgagctacactgacctgattcctttatagccaaggatgtgtaggcaacctcagaagttAGGTTCGGTCACGTTTTTAAAAAATGCTTTCAATAGAGTAATACACGAGCAAAAATTAGCTATGGCATTTATtttctttgcatgaaaactctttACGTTCTCGagaaaagaaaggaagttgtaaatgtcacacctcctttttaccatccccgtaagggtataagggagtttttttcaatttaagtgacaatcgaaatgggattattttgtttattcagagtcaccacttgggataatttatggtgtcccaagtcaccggttcaaatcccgaatcgtggaaagattgactctgtttatggtccgcgaacacagaaatccgggtaaggaattctgttaacccaggagaatatattaggcattctcgggttccgtggttctagcatggtcgcttaaactattacaattagCCTATTATCCAATTTATTACATGTTtcaacctatggtatattttttaacttattaaccgctttaaattatttaggaagattcaatgttatttaaaacacgccttgaaccacgccacatgaaatgcacccgcggttcgcgacacattttatttaacgctgttaagaattgaaattgggtcacatgaaatgtacacccaaaattaataaataaaagaaagtcaATTTAAatagcgtgcctaaagcaactacgaaatttcaaattaataacaaggtttgtgagggccatggaaaattcaattgatggTACACCTCGATTCTTAAAGAGCTAAAACTAATTAAAATGAGGGCCATGGTTATTTGATCTTGtttatggcacgcctcaaatctaattgttaGAATAATTTCTTGTTTTAAAAttatgagggccataaactattggtGTTGTTTAATATGGCACGCCTCAACCTaaataaaaagaattattttaaaaCAACTTAATTTGAAAGTATTGTTTGCACAACTGCTAGTTATAGAGGAACATTGGGCTTTCAGCTTTTTAGAACCAAGCCTGTTATAGAGAAGGCCTCAGTAGCGATTAAATGAGGAAACGGGTTTGAAAGAGAAGGACAAAGCACGACAAGGCCTGGAACTCCCATTTTTCAAATGGCATCAAGGTATAGGCCCAAAGAGAACCCAAACCTTATGAAAAAGCAAAGGCTGAAGAACATGGACTCAAGATCGAGTCCACACAAAAACGTAGCCAATATTTAAACTCaacaaaaataccaaataaacctaATTAACTTTCATCAGTACATAGCAACATGATAAAAGGATTTAAACACTACTAAACCATATTACATTTCTAAAAACAACATTGTTTGGAGTCCAATTGCACTAATGATATGAAACACAAAACTGTACAACATTCAACCTTAATTCAATCCCAAACTAGCTTATGAACAATTGTATGAAGTTCAAAACCTCAATTAAACCCTTTTGGCACACACCATAGCAACAAAACCCTATAAAGTTGTCATAGGATACTCCTGAATCTAAACATCAAGTCAAATTTAAAAATACTCAAACACAGACCAAGAATGATTCAACATAGACTTAACTATTACTGCAAACAAACTGGAGCCATAAATACAGATTCGTATTTAAATTAGTCCCGAGATAGCCTATAGACAATTGCATGAAATTCAAACCTCAATTAAACCCTTTTTGACACACATAATAGCAATAGAAAACCCCATAAGATTGTCATATGACAAAACTGAATTTAAGCATCAAACCAACTTTAAACGTGCTTAAACACAAACCAAGAGCAATTCAGTATATAGCTCGAACCTTAGTGTAATAGCCTAGAACATTTTCCCTATCCATGACAAGTTTAAACCAAACCAACAACTTAATAAGAGACGCAAAGGAACTAAAATTTCAACTTAACAATATGGCACCATATTCATAACATGAATAGACTAACAATAATGCAT
Coding sequences:
- the LOC138873861 gene encoding uncharacterized protein, which codes for MPTGRLPKWQILLTEFDIIYVTHTAIKAQALTDHLAEIPVDDEYMPLRTYFPYEEVNSIEEVVPDDNPVSKMYFDGASNIKGVGIGAILISPIGHHYPAMVRLRFVCTNNMAQYEACIMGLKMAIDLDVHELLVMEDFDLLIRVLLAYDGVILLQFVSHGDLIYSPPSELHPMFSPWPFIAWGMDVIWLIEPKALNGHRFILVAIDYFTKWVEVVTFKADTKKAVVDFVHSNIICRFGIPKTIITDNATNLNSHSMKEVCKQFKIMHRHSTPYRPKANGAIEAANKNIKKILRKMIQGSRKWHEKLPFALLGYRTTIRTSVGATPYLLVYGTEVVIPAEVEIPSL